From one Hyphomicrobiales bacterium genomic stretch:
- a CDS encoding GlsB/YeaQ/YmgE family stress response membrane protein codes for MDPVAIIVMLAIGAVAGWLAGQIIKGGGFGLVGNIIVGVLGAIVAGFLLPGVLPFSGLLGQIISATIGAVILLLVISFVKRA; via the coding sequence ATGGATCCCGTTGCAATCATCGTGATGCTGGCGATCGGCGCGGTCGCCGGGTGGCTGGCAGGTCAGATCATCAAGGGTGGCGGCTTCGGCCTCGTCGGTAACATCATCGTCGGCGTTCTCGGCGCCATCGTCGCAGGCTTCCTGCTTCCGGGTGTCTTGCCGTTCTCCGGCCTTCTCGGCCAGATCATCTCGGCGACAATCGGTGCGGTCATCCTGCTGCTCGTGATCAGTTTCGTGAAGCGCGCCTGA
- a CDS encoding FAD-dependent oxidoreductase, with protein sequence MKTEARVVVVGGGVVGVATLHHLARKGWSDVVLIERKELTSGSTWHAAGLLPLFNLSYSVGQIHKYSVRFYQELQRETGMNVGFSQVSNIRLARTRDRLDEYHYYAGVAETIGVPLKFLTPAELKEVWPLCETDGILGAIQHPGDGYIQPADLTQALAKGARDRGATIYRNTVVTGIDQRGDGKWVVTTDKGAIVCEHVVAATGNFARRTGAMVGLEVPVIPVEHQYIVTEPHPAILERKRQGLPEMGVLRESGSSWYMREENGGLLLGPYEHGAPCCYVDGPSDQSEYELFQEDLDRLMPHIETAVARVPAFGEVGIKKVYNGAIAYTPDGSPIIGPAPGLKNFWLNEGHSFGVTAAGGAGWQLAEWIVDGEPTIDMMGVDPRRFGPYATEGYLRQKNEEAYANVFTMHYPDEERAAARPLKTTPCYERMKALGAVFGSVYGWERPNWFAPAGYEVPKDQLGVGADVITSHNHAAPLEDGRIVEKWSFRRSNYFEHVGNEVKAVSAGVGLQDMSAFAKCWISGPGAEAWLSSILANKLPKSVGRIALCHLLTKHGGVRSEFTVYKQPTGFYLVSAGAYEAHDHDVLHKLLPTDGSVRMTSMTSQWGVLVIAGPRARDVLAKLTRTPLDNKSFPWLTGRQISLGAATAHALRVNFVGELGWEFHHPIEQQNHIFDQLMEAGAEFGIRPYGIRAMTAMAIEKSYRLIPRELSIEYSAWESGLDRFVALDKGDFLGREALVAQKEKGLGWNFVTMEVHGITDCDARGNEAIHDPSGNLVGRATHGGYGWRCGKSLALAMVKPEHAAIGTKLTIRILGKDHGAVVIPESPFDPANARLRADAGA encoded by the coding sequence ATGAAGACCGAGGCACGCGTGGTGGTTGTCGGTGGCGGTGTGGTCGGCGTTGCGACGCTTCATCACCTCGCCCGCAAGGGCTGGAGCGACGTCGTGCTGATCGAGCGAAAGGAGCTGACCTCGGGCTCCACCTGGCATGCCGCCGGGCTGCTGCCGCTCTTCAACCTCAGCTACTCCGTCGGCCAGATTCACAAGTACTCGGTGCGCTTCTACCAGGAATTGCAGCGTGAGACCGGCATGAACGTCGGCTTCTCGCAGGTCAGCAACATCCGACTCGCCCGCACCCGCGACCGCCTCGACGAATACCACTATTACGCTGGCGTCGCCGAGACCATCGGCGTGCCGCTGAAGTTCCTGACGCCCGCTGAACTGAAGGAGGTCTGGCCACTCTGCGAGACCGATGGCATCCTCGGTGCGATCCAGCATCCGGGCGACGGCTACATCCAGCCGGCAGACCTCACCCAAGCGCTCGCCAAAGGCGCCCGTGACCGGGGCGCGACGATCTACCGCAACACCGTCGTCACCGGCATCGACCAGCGCGGTGACGGCAAGTGGGTGGTCACCACCGACAAGGGCGCGATCGTCTGCGAACACGTCGTCGCCGCGACCGGCAACTTCGCCCGTCGGACCGGTGCCATGGTCGGCCTCGAGGTCCCGGTCATCCCCGTCGAGCACCAGTACATCGTCACCGAGCCGCATCCCGCGATCCTCGAACGCAAGCGCCAGGGGCTGCCCGAGATGGGCGTGCTGCGCGAAAGCGGTTCCTCCTGGTACATGCGAGAGGAGAACGGCGGCCTGTTGCTCGGGCCCTACGAGCACGGCGCCCCCTGCTGCTACGTCGACGGCCCCTCCGATCAGAGTGAGTACGAGCTGTTCCAGGAGGATCTCGACCGCCTCATGCCGCACATCGAGACAGCGGTCGCGCGCGTGCCGGCGTTCGGCGAGGTCGGCATCAAGAAGGTCTACAATGGCGCGATCGCCTACACGCCCGACGGCTCACCGATCATCGGCCCCGCGCCGGGCCTGAAGAACTTCTGGCTCAACGAAGGGCATTCCTTCGGCGTCACGGCCGCTGGTGGCGCCGGCTGGCAGCTCGCGGAGTGGATCGTCGACGGCGAGCCGACAATCGACATGATGGGCGTCGACCCGCGCCGCTTCGGGCCCTACGCGACCGAAGGCTACCTCCGGCAAAAGAACGAGGAGGCCTACGCCAACGTCTTCACGATGCACTACCCCGACGAGGAGCGCGCCGCCGCCCGGCCCCTCAAGACGACGCCCTGCTATGAGCGTATGAAGGCGCTCGGCGCGGTCTTCGGCTCGGTCTACGGCTGGGAGCGGCCGAACTGGTTCGCCCCGGCCGGGTACGAGGTGCCCAAGGACCAGCTCGGCGTCGGTGCCGACGTCATCACCAGCCACAACCACGCCGCCCCCCTGGAGGATGGCCGCATCGTCGAGAAATGGTCGTTCCGCCGCTCCAACTATTTCGAGCACGTCGGCAACGAGGTGAAGGCCGTGAGCGCCGGCGTCGGCCTTCAGGACATGAGTGCCTTCGCCAAGTGCTGGATCTCCGGCCCCGGCGCCGAGGCCTGGCTGTCCTCGATCCTCGCCAACAAACTGCCAAAGAGCGTCGGGCGCATTGCACTCTGCCACTTGCTGACAAAGCATGGCGGCGTGCGCTCGGAGTTTACCGTCTACAAGCAGCCCACCGGCTTCTATCTCGTCTCGGCCGGCGCCTACGAGGCGCACGACCACGACGTTCTGCACAAGCTGCTGCCAACCGACGGCAGCGTGCGCATGACGTCGATGACCAGCCAGTGGGGTGTTCTGGTCATCGCGGGACCGCGCGCGCGCGACGTCCTTGCAAAGCTGACCCGGACCCCGCTCGACAACAAGAGCTTCCCCTGGCTGACCGGGCGACAGATTTCCCTCGGCGCCGCAACCGCCCATGCCCTGCGCGTCAACTTCGTCGGTGAACTCGGCTGGGAGTTCCACCATCCCATCGAGCAGCAGAACCACATCTTCGATCAACTCATGGAAGCGGGCGCCGAATTCGGCATTCGGCCCTACGGCATCCGCGCCATGACGGCGATGGCGATCGAAAAGAGCTACCGCCTCATCCCGCGCGAACTCTCGATCGAGTACTCGGCCTGGGAATCGGGCCTCGACCGTTTCGTCGCGCTCGACAAGGGCGACTTCCTCGGCCGCGAGGCGCTGGTTGCCCAGAAGGAAAAGGGTCTCGGCTGGAATTTCGTGACCATGGAGGTTCACGGCATCACCGATTGCGACGCCCGTGGCAACGAGGCGATCCACGATCCGTCCGGCAACCTCGTCGGGCGCGCGACGCACGGGGGCTATGGCTGGCGGTGCGGCAAATCCCTGGCGCTTGCCATGGTCAAACCCGAGCACGCCGCCATCGGCACGAAGCTCACGATCCGCATCCTCGGCAAGGACCATGGGGCGGTGGTGATCCCCGAGAGCCCGTTCGATCCCGCGAATGCCCGCCTCAGGGCCGACGCCGGGGCATGA
- a CDS encoding helix-turn-helix domain-containing protein — MLSPARQLARDIYFFLTPNFSMMAFSVAVEALRLTNRVLGSNTYRWHIVSKDGQPVAASNGIAVNTTLDLEAVRKATSDPTSSSMVIVCAGIEVEKYNEPVVFGWLRRLYSRGAALGGLCTAAHILARAGLLDGRRCAIHWENLPGFSEQFPDVAVRSCLFEVDQNIYTCAGGTSSLDMMLHLIGSSHGEQVVARVCELCLIDRIRPAQDRQRLPIGARVGVQNPRLLSIIELMEANVSEPLSLAEISDVTGISRRHVERLFRQFLGRSPARYYLDVRLERARRLLRHSNLPIVEVAIAAGFVSASHFSKRYRERYDVTPQADRREFEPDRAFSGEFSASADEMSNGTLGEH, encoded by the coding sequence ATGTTGTCTCCAGCCCGGCAACTGGCTCGTGACATCTATTTCTTCCTGACGCCGAACTTCTCGATGATGGCGTTTTCGGTCGCCGTCGAGGCGTTGCGCCTGACGAACCGCGTTCTAGGAAGCAACACCTATCGCTGGCACATCGTCTCCAAGGACGGCCAGCCGGTGGCGGCCTCGAACGGCATCGCCGTCAATACGACGCTGGACCTCGAGGCCGTGCGCAAGGCGACCTCGGACCCGACCTCCTCGTCGATGGTCATCGTGTGTGCCGGCATCGAGGTGGAGAAATACAACGAACCGGTGGTGTTCGGCTGGTTGCGCCGGCTCTACAGCCGCGGGGCCGCCCTCGGGGGGCTGTGCACCGCCGCTCACATCCTGGCGCGCGCCGGGCTGCTGGATGGGCGCCGCTGCGCCATCCATTGGGAAAACCTGCCCGGTTTTTCCGAGCAGTTCCCGGATGTTGCGGTGCGCTCATGCCTCTTCGAGGTCGACCAGAACATCTATACGTGTGCCGGCGGCACGTCGTCACTCGACATGATGCTCCACCTCATCGGCTCGAGCCATGGCGAGCAGGTGGTGGCACGGGTTTGTGAACTCTGCCTCATCGACCGCATCCGGCCGGCGCAGGATCGCCAGCGGTTGCCGATCGGCGCTCGAGTCGGCGTCCAGAACCCGCGTCTCCTCAGCATCATCGAGCTGATGGAGGCGAACGTCTCGGAGCCTCTCTCGCTCGCCGAGATATCGGATGTGACGGGCATCTCGCGACGTCACGTCGAGCGATTGTTTCGCCAGTTCCTCGGACGCTCGCCGGCTCGCTACTATCTCGACGTGCGGCTAGAGCGGGCGCGGCGGCTGCTGCGGCACTCGAACCTGCCGATCGTCGAAGTGGCGATCGCGGCCGGGTTCGTGTCGGCCTCGCATTTCTCCAAGCGCTATCGCGAACGCTACGACGTGACGCCTCAGGCCGACCGCCGCGAGTTCGAGCCGGACCGCGCATTCTCTGGCGAATTCTCGGCGAGTGCCGACGAAATGTCGAACGGCACCCTCGGCGAGCATTGA
- a CDS encoding cytochrome B, protein MTDRRDEEIVRVRVWSVPVRLFHWLLVAAVATAWILGEFGPSIKTNHFYAGYAVGGLVVLRLLWGLFGPRVERFSGFVAGPRRTLSYMAGMFSRSPSGWYGHNPVGGWSVVAILLALLLQVATGLVADDEIFNKGPFADLVGTDLSLQATALHHLLSKVVLALVVIHVAAVAFYAIWKRENLVHPMITGWKKVRRSALPQDSGRTD, encoded by the coding sequence ATGACGGATCGACGGGATGAGGAGATTGTCCGCGTCCGGGTTTGGAGTGTGCCGGTTCGTCTCTTCCATTGGCTCCTGGTGGCGGCCGTCGCGACCGCTTGGATCCTCGGCGAGTTCGGTCCCTCGATCAAAACCAACCATTTCTATGCTGGCTATGCGGTCGGTGGCTTGGTGGTCCTGCGCCTTCTCTGGGGCCTCTTCGGGCCGCGCGTGGAGCGGTTTTCCGGGTTCGTTGCCGGGCCACGCCGCACCCTGTCCTACATGGCCGGTATGTTTTCGCGCAGCCCGAGCGGCTGGTACGGCCACAACCCTGTCGGTGGCTGGTCGGTCGTCGCGATCCTGCTGGCGCTGCTCCTCCAGGTCGCGACCGGTCTCGTCGCCGACGACGAAATCTTCAACAAGGGGCCGTTCGCGGATCTGGTCGGCACGGATCTCAGCTTGCAGGCGACCGCCCTCCACCACCTGCTCTCGAAGGTCGTGCTGGCGCTCGTCGTCATTCACGTCGCCGCCGTCGCGTTCTACGCGATCTGGAAGCGTGAAAACCTCGTCCATCCGATGATTACGGGCTGGAAGAAGGTCCGCCGGTCCGCCTTGCCGCAGGATTCGGGACGGACCGATTGA
- the potA gene encoding polyamine ABC transporter ATP-binding protein codes for MAQAVSRDASERAYVRFEGVQKSYDGVSLVVKDLNLDIARGEFLTMLGPSGSGKTTCLMMLAGFEPATYGEIYLNGRPINNVPPHKRGIGMVFQNYALFPHMTVNENLAFPLQVRGVSKAETEQRVKRVLEMVELPQMGGRRPAQLSGGQQQRIAVARALVFEPDLVLMDEPLGALDKQLREQMQYEIKHIHENLGVTVVYVTHDQSEALTMSNRIAVFNDGVIQQLSSPDELYEKPTSSFVAQFIGENNRLNGIVRARNGDVCDVEIEGGEMVRALAVKVDGVDSRTMLSIRPERIEIDPAKGTTDNVLTGRVAELIYHGDHIRTRMSVAGHDDFIVKVPNRYGHAPLEEGRETRIGWAISDCRALDAS; via the coding sequence TTGGCGCAAGCTGTCTCGCGCGATGCGAGCGAGCGTGCATACGTTCGCTTCGAGGGCGTCCAGAAGAGCTACGACGGTGTGTCTCTGGTCGTAAAGGATCTCAACCTCGATATCGCGAGGGGGGAGTTCCTGACCATGCTCGGACCATCCGGTTCGGGCAAGACGACGTGCCTCATGATGCTCGCCGGCTTCGAGCCGGCGACCTACGGCGAAATCTATCTCAACGGACGGCCGATCAACAACGTGCCGCCGCACAAGCGCGGCATCGGCATGGTGTTCCAGAATTACGCTCTCTTTCCGCACATGACGGTCAACGAGAACCTGGCCTTTCCGCTACAGGTGCGTGGGGTCTCGAAGGCGGAGACCGAGCAGCGCGTCAAACGCGTTCTCGAGATGGTCGAATTGCCGCAAATGGGTGGGCGGCGCCCGGCGCAACTCTCGGGCGGCCAGCAGCAGCGGATCGCCGTTGCGCGGGCCCTCGTGTTCGAACCCGATCTCGTGCTGATGGACGAGCCGCTCGGCGCTCTCGACAAGCAATTGCGCGAGCAGATGCAGTACGAGATCAAGCACATTCACGAGAACCTCGGCGTCACCGTCGTCTACGTAACGCACGACCAGTCCGAGGCGCTGACCATGTCGAACCGGATCGCCGTGTTCAACGATGGCGTCATCCAGCAGCTCTCCTCGCCCGACGAACTCTATGAAAAACCCACCTCGAGCTTCGTTGCCCAGTTCATCGGGGAGAACAACCGGCTGAATGGGATTGTCCGCGCGCGCAACGGCGACGTCTGCGACGTCGAGATCGAGGGGGGGGAGATGGTCCGGGCGCTCGCGGTCAAGGTCGATGGCGTCGACTCGCGCACGATGCTCTCGATCCGACCGGAGCGTATCGAGATCGATCCCGCCAAAGGCACGACGGACAACGTGCTGACCGGGCGCGTCGCGGAACTCATCTACCATGGGGACCACATCCGCACTCGGATGAGCGTCGCCGGACACGACGATTTCATCGTGAAGGTGCCGAACCGTTATGGCCACGCACCGCTCGAGGAAGGCCGCGAAACCAGGATCGGTTGGGCGATCAGCGATTGCCGCGCGCTCGATGCGAGCTAG
- a CDS encoding ABC transporter permease subunit has product MALPAHASPLETAWFYFFRFFCGLVLLFLIMPILIIVPLSFNAEPYFTFTDGMLAFEKDAYSMRWYLNILTNGMANPDEPDTWKWLADSWANAQWVHATKNSFIIAIAATIISTTLGTIAALGLSQSNLPYRGLLMGLLISPMIVPIIITSAAMFFFASYSQLTQLDPIDLGFLKITPNLIAIVITHAVLGTPFVVITVTATLVGFDKSLVRAASSLGASPTTTFFKVIMPLILPGVISGALFAFITSFDEVVAVIFFDGYETRTIPRQMFAGIREQISPTILAVATILVVLSILLLTALELLRRRGERLRGMSPG; this is encoded by the coding sequence ATGGCACTACCGGCGCACGCGAGCCCGCTCGAGACGGCCTGGTTCTATTTCTTCCGCTTCTTCTGCGGCCTGGTCCTCCTCTTCCTGATCATGCCGATCCTCATCATCGTGCCGCTCTCGTTCAACGCCGAGCCCTATTTCACGTTCACGGATGGCATGCTGGCGTTCGAGAAAGACGCCTACTCGATGCGCTGGTACCTCAACATCCTGACGAATGGCATGGCCAATCCGGACGAGCCCGACACCTGGAAGTGGCTGGCCGACAGCTGGGCGAACGCGCAGTGGGTGCACGCAACGAAGAACTCGTTCATCATCGCGATCGCGGCGACCATCATCTCGACCACGCTCGGCACGATCGCGGCGCTCGGGCTCAGCCAGTCGAACCTGCCTTACCGCGGGCTGCTCATGGGTCTGCTGATCTCGCCGATGATCGTGCCGATCATCATCACCTCGGCGGCGATGTTCTTTTTCGCCTCCTACTCGCAGCTCACCCAGCTCGATCCGATCGATCTCGGCTTCCTCAAGATCACGCCGAACCTCATCGCCATCGTCATCACGCACGCCGTGCTCGGCACACCGTTCGTCGTCATCACCGTAACGGCGACGCTGGTCGGCTTCGACAAGAGCCTCGTGCGCGCGGCCTCGAGCCTCGGGGCCTCGCCGACCACCACGTTCTTCAAGGTGATCATGCCGCTCATCCTGCCGGGCGTGATCTCGGGCGCCCTCTTTGCCTTCATCACCTCGTTCGACGAGGTGGTGGCGGTGATCTTTTTCGACGGTTATGAAACGCGCACCATCCCGCGCCAGATGTTCGCCGGCATCCGTGAGCAGATCTCGCCGACGATCCTGGCGGTCGCAACCATCCTGGTCGTGCTTTCGATCCTCCTGCTGACGGCGCTCGAGTTGTTGCGGCGGCGCGGCGAGCGGCTGCGCGGCATGTCGCCCGGCTGA
- a CDS encoding extracellular solute-binding protein — MKLKLIGMVAVAALVGGVTTASAQEINVVSWGGAYTKSQIKAYHEPFTAATGIKVNSVDYNGGLAEIKAQVEAGNVTWDVVDVELSDAVRGCDEGLLEPIDKAILPPAPDGTPAEKDFVEGSLTECSVGSIVWSTVYAYDGDKITGTVPTTMADFFDLAKFPGKRGLRKGPKANLEFALMADGVPASQVYELLATPEGVDRAFAKLDTIKSQVVWWEAGAQPPQLLADGEVAMTTAYNGRIFNAVATEKKNFPIVWDGQVWDLDLFVLVKGSKNREAALKFIAFATDTQRLADQAAWISYGPVRASSNPLVGNHAEAGIPMGPHMPTAPDNFKNALQNDFVFWADNADQLNERFNAWLAK, encoded by the coding sequence ATGAAACTCAAGCTGATCGGCATGGTGGCCGTGGCCGCCCTCGTCGGCGGGGTCACCACCGCGAGCGCCCAGGAGATCAATGTGGTCTCGTGGGGCGGCGCCTACACGAAGAGCCAGATCAAGGCCTACCACGAGCCCTTCACGGCCGCGACCGGCATCAAGGTCAATTCCGTGGACTACAACGGCGGTCTCGCGGAAATCAAAGCCCAGGTCGAAGCCGGCAACGTCACGTGGGACGTGGTCGACGTCGAATTGTCGGACGCGGTGCGTGGCTGCGACGAGGGCCTGCTCGAGCCGATCGACAAGGCCATCCTGCCGCCGGCTCCCGACGGGACGCCCGCCGAAAAGGATTTCGTCGAAGGCTCGCTGACGGAATGCTCGGTCGGCAGCATCGTCTGGTCGACGGTCTATGCCTATGACGGCGACAAGATCACCGGCACCGTGCCGACCACGATGGCCGACTTCTTCGACCTCGCCAAGTTCCCCGGCAAGCGCGGCCTGCGCAAGGGCCCGAAGGCGAACCTCGAATTCGCCCTGATGGCGGACGGCGTTCCGGCCAGCCAGGTCTACGAGTTGCTGGCGACCCCCGAAGGCGTCGATCGCGCGTTCGCCAAGCTCGACACCATCAAGAGCCAGGTCGTCTGGTGGGAGGCCGGCGCGCAGCCGCCGCAGCTCCTCGCCGACGGTGAGGTCGCCATGACCACTGCCTACAACGGCCGTATCTTCAACGCCGTTGCGACCGAGAAGAAGAACTTCCCGATCGTCTGGGACGGCCAGGTGTGGGACCTCGACCTCTTCGTTCTGGTCAAGGGTTCGAAGAACCGTGAAGCCGCGCTGAAGTTCATCGCCTTCGCGACCGACACCCAGCGCCTCGCCGATCAGGCCGCCTGGATTTCATACGGCCCCGTGCGCGCCTCCTCGAACCCGCTCGTCGGCAATCACGCCGAGGCTGGCATTCCGATGGGCCCGCACATGCCGACGGCCCCGGACAACTTCAAGAACGCGCTGCAGAACGATTTCGTGTTCTGGGCCGACAATGCGGACCAGCTCAACGAGCGGTTCAACGCTTGGCTCGCGAAGTAA
- a CDS encoding DUF1194 domain-containing protein: MGRRASRFGISGIQRARLAWLAAAVAVVVVALASWPFMPAGEAGDGVGVEVDVAIVLAVDCSYSVDGGEFHQQMTGLAEAFRSPEVLAVISAGARKRIAVALVQWSGVKSQVVVVPWRVIGNDERAFALAAEIEAAPRATADGATSVSGAIDAGVVLHLRAPVRTGRRVIDISADGYNNSGAAAHVARDRAVAAGITINALAILTQYDYLHHWFRNHVTGGPGAFVEVADDYSAYAAAIRRKLVQEIAGPIT, from the coding sequence ATGGGGCGGCGCGCATCCCGGTTCGGAATCTCGGGGATCCAGAGGGCGCGACTGGCTTGGCTCGCCGCGGCCGTTGCCGTCGTGGTCGTGGCGCTCGCCAGCTGGCCCTTCATGCCGGCCGGCGAAGCCGGCGACGGTGTCGGCGTCGAAGTCGACGTCGCCATCGTTCTCGCGGTCGATTGCTCCTACAGCGTCGATGGCGGAGAATTCCATCAACAGATGACCGGGCTCGCGGAAGCCTTCCGGAGCCCGGAGGTGCTGGCGGTGATCTCCGCGGGGGCGCGCAAGCGCATCGCCGTCGCCCTCGTACAGTGGAGCGGGGTCAAATCGCAGGTGGTCGTCGTGCCATGGCGCGTGATCGGCAACGACGAACGGGCATTCGCGCTCGCGGCCGAGATCGAGGCGGCGCCGCGCGCGACCGCCGATGGCGCGACCTCGGTCAGCGGCGCGATCGACGCAGGCGTGGTGCTCCATCTGCGGGCCCCCGTGCGCACCGGCCGGCGGGTGATCGACATCTCGGCCGACGGCTACAACAATTCGGGCGCGGCCGCCCACGTCGCGCGCGACCGGGCAGTCGCGGCCGGAATCACGATCAACGCGCTCGCCATCCTCACCCAGTACGACTACCTGCACCACTGGTTCCGCAATCACGTGACCGGCGGTCCGGGCGCGTTCGTCGAAGTGGCGGACGACTATAGCGCCTATGCCGCAGCGATCCGGCGCAAACTGGTCCAGGAAATCGCAGGACCGATCACGTAG
- a CDS encoding ABC transporter permease subunit, which translates to MADTTIGSQQSGHAASPAGMLSTIDGVPLKTRLARATRKQKTRAFMLVLPLLLFVLLTFLAPLGLMLFRSVDNYEFGTIFHRTAAAIPSWTYRDGELPPEEIFAAFAADMAQASKEKTIGRAATRFNFVVPGTRAAFTGTARKVKAGESGPWKEKILSYDRVWSRPDVWGHIRQMSKPLTPIHFLNSLDLATGPDGGVVSQPEDRQIYVTLFIRTLWLSGAVTIACILLGYPVAFLLASLPMRYSNLLLILVLLPFWTSLLVRTTSWIALLQTQGVINDLLVAVGIISDEGRIQMIFNATGTVIAMTHILLPFMILPLYSVMKTISPSYVRAARSLGATQWTAFWRVYFPQTVPGIGAGAILVFILAIGYYITPALVGGQSGQLISNLIAYHMKTSLNWGLAAALSALLLIGVLVLYWVYNRIVGVDNMKLG; encoded by the coding sequence ATGGCCGACACGACCATCGGCTCGCAGCAAAGCGGTCACGCCGCCAGCCCTGCCGGGATGCTCTCGACCATTGACGGGGTTCCGCTCAAGACCCGGCTCGCGCGGGCAACGCGCAAGCAGAAGACGCGGGCCTTCATGCTGGTCCTGCCGCTGCTGCTCTTCGTCCTTTTGACGTTCCTCGCGCCGCTCGGCCTCATGCTGTTCCGCAGCGTCGACAACTACGAATTCGGCACGATTTTCCACCGCACCGCCGCCGCCATTCCGTCGTGGACGTATCGGGACGGCGAATTGCCTCCGGAAGAGATTTTCGCCGCGTTCGCCGCCGACATGGCGCAGGCGAGCAAGGAAAAGACGATCGGGCGCGCGGCGACGCGCTTCAACTTCGTGGTGCCCGGCACCCGCGCGGCCTTCACGGGTACAGCCCGCAAGGTGAAGGCAGGCGAGAGCGGCCCCTGGAAGGAAAAGATCCTCTCCTACGACCGCGTCTGGTCGCGTCCGGACGTCTGGGGCCACATCCGCCAGATGAGCAAGCCGCTGACGCCGATCCACTTCCTCAACTCCCTCGATCTCGCGACCGGGCCCGATGGGGGCGTCGTCTCGCAACCCGAGGACCGGCAGATCTACGTGACACTCTTCATCCGCACGCTCTGGCTGAGCGGAGCCGTGACGATCGCCTGCATCCTGCTCGGCTATCCGGTCGCCTTTCTGCTCGCGTCGCTGCCGATGCGCTATTCGAACCTGCTTCTCATCCTCGTGCTGCTGCCATTCTGGACCTCGCTCCTGGTGCGCACGACCTCCTGGATCGCGCTCCTGCAAACCCAAGGTGTGATCAACGACCTCCTGGTCGCCGTCGGCATCATTTCCGACGAGGGGCGGATCCAGATGATTTTCAACGCGACGGGAACCGTCATCGCGATGACGCACATCCTGTTGCCCTTCATGATTCTGCCGCTCTACAGCGTCATGAAGACGATCTCGCCGAGCTACGTGCGGGCGGCCCGTTCGCTCGGGGCGACGCAATGGACGGCCTTCTGGCGGGTCTATTTCCCGCAGACGGTGCCGGGCATCGGCGCGGGCGCCATCCTCGTTTTCATCCTCGCCATCGGCTACTACATCACGCCGGCGCTGGTCGGCGGCCAGAGCGGCCAGCTCATTTCCAATCTCATCGCCTACCACATGAAGACGTCGCTCAACTGGGGGCTGGCGGCGGCGCTCTCTGCCCTGCTGCTGATCGGCGTTCTGGTTCTCTACTGGGTCTACAATCGCATCGTCGGCGTCGACAACATGAAGCTCGGGTGA